From Amphritea atlantica, a single genomic window includes:
- a CDS encoding prephenate dehydratase, translating to MSAAPNIIAFQGVEGAYSHLSCRRVFPEMEAFACETFVEAMFMVDQGKAKLAMIPLENSTAGRVEEIYRLMPKSELHIIGEHFEPVNHCLLGIRGTTIEQLKTVSSHPQALAQCDGHIKQLGIEPIAAFDTAGSAYELAQNPDNTHGAIASSLAAELYDLEILRDNFQDVTGNTTRFLILSSEQGIPEHKADVSYITSLMFTVRNIPAALYKALGGFATNGINMVKLESYMGNGLTKGASFHLDVEGHPDDRMMQYALQELSFFTKEMRNLGTYEAHEFRAQNRPLPE from the coding sequence ATGTCAGCTGCACCGAACATCATCGCTTTTCAGGGCGTCGAAGGCGCCTACTCACATCTATCCTGTCGACGGGTATTCCCGGAGATGGAGGCGTTTGCCTGTGAAACCTTTGTTGAAGCGATGTTTATGGTGGATCAGGGCAAAGCCAAGCTGGCGATGATCCCACTGGAAAACTCAACCGCTGGCCGGGTGGAAGAGATCTACCGGCTAATGCCGAAAAGCGAGCTGCACATTATCGGCGAGCATTTTGAACCGGTAAATCACTGTCTGCTGGGCATCCGGGGAACCACCATTGAACAGCTGAAAACGGTTTCCTCACACCCGCAGGCGCTGGCACAGTGTGACGGACATATCAAACAGCTGGGCATTGAGCCGATAGCCGCATTTGATACCGCAGGTTCTGCCTATGAACTGGCACAAAATCCGGACAACACCCATGGCGCTATCGCATCCAGTCTGGCGGCAGAGCTTTACGATCTGGAGATCCTGCGGGACAACTTTCAGGATGTTACCGGCAACACCACGCGTTTCCTGATTCTGTCCAGTGAACAGGGGATTCCGGAGCACAAAGCGGACGTATCCTACATCACCTCCCTGATGTTTACCGTACGCAACATCCCGGCAGCACTCTATAAAGCACTGGGCGGCTTTGCCACCAACGGCATCAATATGGTGAAGCTGGAAAGTTATATGGGCAACGGTCTGACCAAAGGTGCCAGCTTTCATCTGGATGTCGAGGGTCATCCCGATGACCGGATGATGCAGTATGCACTGCAGGAACTGAGCTTCTTTACCAAAGAGATGCGCAATCTGGGAACCTATGAAGCCCATGAATTCCGCGCCCAGAACCGGCCACTGCCGGAATAA
- the trmH gene encoding tRNA (guanosine(18)-2'-O)-methyltransferase TrmH, giving the protein MTPERTAKLIQTLNRRQPDLTLITDQVHKPRNIAALIRTCDAVGIPRIHTVTPKEGYGFKGTTRGSDRWVKTQNHSSVTEAVAGAKAQGMKIYAAHFSDRAIDYRDVDFTVPSALLMGAEKFGVSDEGAALADEHILIPMMGMVGSLNVSTAAGIILVEAQNQRLKAGMYEASRLDPQEYKDTLFEWSFPELADFCHKQGLEYPPLDELLALTDAPAWYQAVRDESAPKRQW; this is encoded by the coding sequence ATGACTCCGGAACGTACCGCGAAACTTATTCAAACCCTTAACCGCCGCCAGCCCGATCTGACCCTGATCACCGATCAGGTGCACAAGCCTCGTAATATCGCGGCTTTAATTCGCACCTGTGATGCGGTGGGGATTCCTCGCATCCATACGGTGACGCCCAAAGAGGGCTACGGGTTTAAAGGCACGACGAGAGGCAGCGATCGCTGGGTGAAAACGCAAAATCATAGCTCGGTGACAGAAGCCGTGGCCGGGGCCAAAGCTCAGGGGATGAAAATCTATGCGGCGCATTTTTCCGATCGCGCTATCGACTACCGGGATGTGGATTTTACCGTACCCTCTGCGTTGTTGATGGGGGCGGAAAAGTTCGGTGTCAGTGATGAGGGCGCCGCGCTTGCGGATGAGCATATCCTGATTCCGATGATGGGGATGGTGGGCTCACTGAATGTGTCCACCGCGGCAGGTATTATTCTGGTGGAGGCTCAGAATCAGCGTCTCAAGGCGGGAATGTATGAGGCGTCCAGACTTGATCCGCAGGAATATAAGGATACTCTGTTTGAATGGAGCTTTCCTGAGCTTGCTGACTTTTGTCATAAACAGGGGCTGGAGTATCCGCCGCTGGATGAACTGCTGGCGCTGACGGATGCGCCTGCCTGGTATCAGGCTGTGCGCGATGAATCAGCCCCGAAACGGCAGTGGTAA